The following are from one region of the Meleagris gallopavo isolate NT-WF06-2002-E0010 breed Aviagen turkey brand Nicholas breeding stock chromosome 21, Turkey_5.1, whole genome shotgun sequence genome:
- the SUPT4H1 gene encoding transcription elongation factor SPT4 yields MVSVVPWFCGRSGLSGSPWVSVGLDGLSGLQWSRGSVVSVGLSDLMVVWFPAQTLEQFEYDGCDNCDAYLQMKGNREMVYDCTSSSFDGIIAMMSPEDSWVSKWQRISNFKPGVYAVSVTGRLPQGIVRELKSRGVAYKSRDTAIKT; encoded by the exons ATGGTCTCAGTGGTCCCATGGTTCTGTGGTCGCAGTGGTCTCAGTGGATCTCcatgggtctcagtgggtctcGATGGTCTCAGTGGGTTGCAGTGGTCCCGTGGTTCTGTGGTCTCAGTGGGTCTCAGTGATCTCATGGTTGTGTGGTTCCCCGCTCAGACCCTCGAGCAGTTCGAGTATGACGGCTGCGACAACTGCGATGCCTACCTGCAGATGAAGGGCAACCGCGAGATGGTTTACGACTGCACCAGCTCCTCCTTCGACGG GATCATCGCCATGATGAGCCCCGAGGACAGCTGGGTCTCCAAGTGGCAGCGCATCA GTAACTTCAAGCCTGGTGTGTATGCAGTGTCTGTGACCGGCCGCCTGCCCCAAG GGATCGTCCGAGAACTGAAGAGCCGTGGTGTGGCTTACAAGTCACGAGACACAGCTATCAAAACCTAA